A genomic stretch from Poecilia reticulata strain Guanapo linkage group LG20, Guppy_female_1.0+MT, whole genome shotgun sequence includes:
- the LOC103456991 gene encoding pyruvate dehydrogenase E1 component subunit alpha, mitochondrial isoform X1, whose product MKTMLAIISNALCRITGRSAGEQTVSELLIGLSEYVNLTSPPAAAAVPPPARRLPPEPPPPAGGAVQLVSSRTDQTDRPGGRVVASRSLSDFTPQVTFDIKKCDVHRLEAGPPVRAELTREQGLQYYRTMQTVRRMELKADQLYKQKIIRGFCHLYDGQEACAAGIEAAINPSDHLITAYRAHGYTFTRGVSVREILAELTGRRGGVAKGKGGSMHMYAPHFYGGNGIVGAQVPLGAGIALACQYQGNNQICVTLYGDGAANQGQLFESFNMAALWKLPCVFICENNKYGMGTSVERASASADYYKRGDFIPGLRVDGMDVLCVREAAKFAADHCRAGKGPIIMELQTYRYHGHSMSDPGVSYRTREEIQEVRSKSDPISLLKERLLSNNMASVEELKEMDIQIRKEVEEAAQFATSDPEPPLEELCNHIFSNDPPLEVRGTNPWSKLKSIS is encoded by the exons CTGCTGATTGGCCTGTCAGAATACGTCAATCTGACGTCTCCTCCAGCAGCGGCGGCCGTTCCCCCACCGGCCCGGCGGCTCCCACCCgaaccaccaccaccagcaggcggCGCCGTCCAGTTAGTGAGCAGCCGGACGGACCAGACGGACCGACCC GGCGGCAGAGTCGTCGCCTCTCGCTCCTTATCCGACTTCACTCCTcaggtgacctttgacatcAAG AAATGCGACGTGCACCGGCTGGAGGCGGGGCCTCCGGTGAGGGCGGAGCTAACGCGGGAGCAGGGCCTGCAGTATTACCGCACCATGCAGACGGTGCGGCGCATGGAGCTGAAAGCCGACCAGCTCTACAAGCAGAAGATCATCCGGGGTTTCTGCCACCTCTACGACGGACAG GAAGCGTGCGCTGCAGGAATCGAAGCCGCCATCAACCCGTCGGATCACCTGATCACGGCGTACCGAGCGCACGGCTACACCTTCACCCGCGGCGTCTCCGTCAGAGAGATCCTGGCCGAGCTCACAG GTCGCagagggggcgtggccaaggGGAAGGGCGGCTCCATGCACATGTACGCGCCTCACTTCTACGGCGGCAACGGGATCGTCGGGGCTCAG gtgccGCTGGGCGCCGGCATCGCTCTGGCCTGCCAGTACCAAGGAAACAACCAGATCTGTGTGACGCTGTACGGAGACGGAGCCGCCAACCAG GGCCAGCTGTTTGAGTCCTTCAACATGGCCGCCCTCTGGAAGCTGCCCTGCGTCTTCATCTGTGAGAACAACAAGTACGGCATGGGGACGTCGGTGGAGCGGGCGTCGGCCAGCGCCGACTACTACAAGCGGGGCGACTTCATCCCCGGACTGAGA GTGGACGGGATGGACGTGCTGTGCGTCAGAGAGGCGGCAAAGTTCGCTGCAGATCACTGCAGAGCCGGGAAG ggGCCAATCATCATGGAGCTCCAAACTTACCGTTACCATGGACACAGCATGAGCGACCCGGGCGTCAG CTACCGGACCCGGGAGGAGATCCAGGAGGTCCGCAGTAAGAGCGACCCGATCTCCCTGCTGAAGGAGCGGCTGCTCAGCAACAACATGGCGTctgtggaggagctgaag GAAATGGACATCCAGATCCgtaaggaggtggaggaggcggCTCAGTTCGCGACCTCTGACCCCGAGCCGCCGCTGGAGGAGCTCTGCAACCATATTTTCTCCAACGACCCGCCGCTGGAGGTCCGCGGGACGAACCCCTGGTCCAAACTGAAATCCATCAGCTGA
- the LOC103456991 gene encoding pyruvate dehydrogenase E1 component subunit alpha, mitochondrial isoform X2: protein MKTMLAIISNALCRITGRSAGEQTVSEGGRVVASRSLSDFTPQVTFDIKKCDVHRLEAGPPVRAELTREQGLQYYRTMQTVRRMELKADQLYKQKIIRGFCHLYDGQEACAAGIEAAINPSDHLITAYRAHGYTFTRGVSVREILAELTGRRGGVAKGKGGSMHMYAPHFYGGNGIVGAQVPLGAGIALACQYQGNNQICVTLYGDGAANQGQLFESFNMAALWKLPCVFICENNKYGMGTSVERASASADYYKRGDFIPGLRVDGMDVLCVREAAKFAADHCRAGKGPIIMELQTYRYHGHSMSDPGVSYRTREEIQEVRSKSDPISLLKERLLSNNMASVEELKEMDIQIRKEVEEAAQFATSDPEPPLEELCNHIFSNDPPLEVRGTNPWSKLKSIS from the exons GGCGGCAGAGTCGTCGCCTCTCGCTCCTTATCCGACTTCACTCCTcaggtgacctttgacatcAAG AAATGCGACGTGCACCGGCTGGAGGCGGGGCCTCCGGTGAGGGCGGAGCTAACGCGGGAGCAGGGCCTGCAGTATTACCGCACCATGCAGACGGTGCGGCGCATGGAGCTGAAAGCCGACCAGCTCTACAAGCAGAAGATCATCCGGGGTTTCTGCCACCTCTACGACGGACAG GAAGCGTGCGCTGCAGGAATCGAAGCCGCCATCAACCCGTCGGATCACCTGATCACGGCGTACCGAGCGCACGGCTACACCTTCACCCGCGGCGTCTCCGTCAGAGAGATCCTGGCCGAGCTCACAG GTCGCagagggggcgtggccaaggGGAAGGGCGGCTCCATGCACATGTACGCGCCTCACTTCTACGGCGGCAACGGGATCGTCGGGGCTCAG gtgccGCTGGGCGCCGGCATCGCTCTGGCCTGCCAGTACCAAGGAAACAACCAGATCTGTGTGACGCTGTACGGAGACGGAGCCGCCAACCAG GGCCAGCTGTTTGAGTCCTTCAACATGGCCGCCCTCTGGAAGCTGCCCTGCGTCTTCATCTGTGAGAACAACAAGTACGGCATGGGGACGTCGGTGGAGCGGGCGTCGGCCAGCGCCGACTACTACAAGCGGGGCGACTTCATCCCCGGACTGAGA GTGGACGGGATGGACGTGCTGTGCGTCAGAGAGGCGGCAAAGTTCGCTGCAGATCACTGCAGAGCCGGGAAG ggGCCAATCATCATGGAGCTCCAAACTTACCGTTACCATGGACACAGCATGAGCGACCCGGGCGTCAG CTACCGGACCCGGGAGGAGATCCAGGAGGTCCGCAGTAAGAGCGACCCGATCTCCCTGCTGAAGGAGCGGCTGCTCAGCAACAACATGGCGTctgtggaggagctgaag GAAATGGACATCCAGATCCgtaaggaggtggaggaggcggCTCAGTTCGCGACCTCTGACCCCGAGCCGCCGCTGGAGGAGCTCTGCAACCATATTTTCTCCAACGACCCGCCGCTGGAGGTCCGCGGGACGAACCCCTGGTCCAAACTGAAATCCATCAGCTGA
- the LOC103456991 gene encoding pyruvate dehydrogenase E1 component subunit alpha, mitochondrial isoform X3, which produces MKTMLAIISNALCRITGRSAGGRVVASRSLSDFTPQVTFDIKKCDVHRLEAGPPVRAELTREQGLQYYRTMQTVRRMELKADQLYKQKIIRGFCHLYDGQEACAAGIEAAINPSDHLITAYRAHGYTFTRGVSVREILAELTGRRGGVAKGKGGSMHMYAPHFYGGNGIVGAQVPLGAGIALACQYQGNNQICVTLYGDGAANQGQLFESFNMAALWKLPCVFICENNKYGMGTSVERASASADYYKRGDFIPGLRVDGMDVLCVREAAKFAADHCRAGKGPIIMELQTYRYHGHSMSDPGVSYRTREEIQEVRSKSDPISLLKERLLSNNMASVEELKEMDIQIRKEVEEAAQFATSDPEPPLEELCNHIFSNDPPLEVRGTNPWSKLKSIS; this is translated from the exons GGCGGCAGAGTCGTCGCCTCTCGCTCCTTATCCGACTTCACTCCTcaggtgacctttgacatcAAG AAATGCGACGTGCACCGGCTGGAGGCGGGGCCTCCGGTGAGGGCGGAGCTAACGCGGGAGCAGGGCCTGCAGTATTACCGCACCATGCAGACGGTGCGGCGCATGGAGCTGAAAGCCGACCAGCTCTACAAGCAGAAGATCATCCGGGGTTTCTGCCACCTCTACGACGGACAG GAAGCGTGCGCTGCAGGAATCGAAGCCGCCATCAACCCGTCGGATCACCTGATCACGGCGTACCGAGCGCACGGCTACACCTTCACCCGCGGCGTCTCCGTCAGAGAGATCCTGGCCGAGCTCACAG GTCGCagagggggcgtggccaaggGGAAGGGCGGCTCCATGCACATGTACGCGCCTCACTTCTACGGCGGCAACGGGATCGTCGGGGCTCAG gtgccGCTGGGCGCCGGCATCGCTCTGGCCTGCCAGTACCAAGGAAACAACCAGATCTGTGTGACGCTGTACGGAGACGGAGCCGCCAACCAG GGCCAGCTGTTTGAGTCCTTCAACATGGCCGCCCTCTGGAAGCTGCCCTGCGTCTTCATCTGTGAGAACAACAAGTACGGCATGGGGACGTCGGTGGAGCGGGCGTCGGCCAGCGCCGACTACTACAAGCGGGGCGACTTCATCCCCGGACTGAGA GTGGACGGGATGGACGTGCTGTGCGTCAGAGAGGCGGCAAAGTTCGCTGCAGATCACTGCAGAGCCGGGAAG ggGCCAATCATCATGGAGCTCCAAACTTACCGTTACCATGGACACAGCATGAGCGACCCGGGCGTCAG CTACCGGACCCGGGAGGAGATCCAGGAGGTCCGCAGTAAGAGCGACCCGATCTCCCTGCTGAAGGAGCGGCTGCTCAGCAACAACATGGCGTctgtggaggagctgaag GAAATGGACATCCAGATCCgtaaggaggtggaggaggcggCTCAGTTCGCGACCTCTGACCCCGAGCCGCCGCTGGAGGAGCTCTGCAACCATATTTTCTCCAACGACCCGCCGCTGGAGGTCCGCGGGACGAACCCCTGGTCCAAACTGAAATCCATCAGCTGA